Proteins from a genomic interval of Rosa chinensis cultivar Old Blush chromosome 2, RchiOBHm-V2, whole genome shotgun sequence:
- the LOC112189865 gene encoding uncharacterized protein LOC112189865, translating into MFSNLLVFMFPKQENCFVYVVSISATWPKKNDKEACYCNNKTVPSKSASQLPSQPALRATSNAAATITQLPFEEPQVNQHPITHNSEMKTVSKTMEIIRKQRIWRKTCDSKSHFQSFLV; encoded by the exons ATGTTTTCTAACCTTCTGGTTTTCATGTTTCCGAAGCAAGAAAACTGCTTTGTAT ATGTCGTCTCAATCTCTGCAACTTGGCCGAAGAAAAATGATAAGGAAGCCTGCTACTGCAACAACAAGACGGTACCATCCAAATCTGCTTCTCAACTACCATCACAACCAGCCCTGAGAGCAACTTCTAATGCAGCAGCCACAATAACTCAATTGCCATTTGAAGAGCCACAAGTCAATCAACATCCTATAACTCACAACTCAG AGATGAAGACGGTGTCCAAAACAATGGAGATAATTCGGAAACAGAGGATTTGGAGGAAGACTTGTGATTCAAAAAGTCATTTTCAGTCATTTTTAGTTTAG